A section of the Novosphingobium sp. G106 genome encodes:
- a CDS encoding DUF3053 family protein, with the protein MSTRRAGFALTWAVAATLCLAGCVANDARQSAEFSKFLQARVLDKPGVHVPQLTDDERTSFGHYAEQYAVITDFNKAMDQSVSPKLTAAMQAGSITSIGDLSARLAQLKEAKAGINAMESALGEHVARADAAHAKLEQPADLKPVYDKTYDRLVTQPAAALKSIAPVMNKVLDQAIDLGSYIDQHRASVRISGPMIETGDPAVQSAINEKLQTLQTNQQAVQAAQSRLRSVVYGS; encoded by the coding sequence ATGAGCACACGGCGAGCGGGCTTCGCACTGACATGGGCAGTAGCCGCAACACTATGTCTTGCCGGCTGCGTGGCCAACGATGCGCGGCAGAGCGCGGAATTTTCCAAATTTCTTCAGGCCCGCGTCCTGGATAAGCCTGGCGTCCACGTTCCCCAACTCACCGACGATGAACGGACGAGTTTCGGACATTACGCGGAACAATATGCGGTCATTACAGACTTCAATAAAGCGATGGACCAGAGCGTTTCGCCCAAACTGACCGCTGCCATGCAAGCTGGCTCCATCACATCGATCGGCGATCTTTCAGCCCGGCTGGCACAGTTGAAGGAAGCAAAGGCCGGGATCAACGCGATGGAGAGTGCCCTAGGCGAGCACGTCGCACGGGCCGATGCAGCGCACGCGAAGCTGGAACAGCCAGCTGACCTAAAACCCGTCTACGATAAGACGTATGACCGGCTCGTTACGCAACCAGCCGCAGCCCTCAAGAGCATCGCTCCTGTGATGAACAAGGTGCTGGATCAGGCGATCGATCTCGGGAGTTACATTGACCAACACCGAGCTAGCGTGCGGATTTCAGGACCGATGATAGAGACCGGTGATCCGGCAGTGCAATCCGCAATCAATGAGAAGTTGCAAACGCTGCAGACCAATCAGCAAGCGGTTCAGGCTGCCCAGTCTCGGCTCCGCTCGGTCGTCTACGGTAGCTAG
- a CDS encoding glycine zipper 2TM domain-containing protein: protein MPNIKNTVAIALSLVLLGSSPAIAQANWQGANGGWHDNGSARSNGGWDREAFWRDAPTDLRQRIDFVQRRIDNGVRDGTLTRREGRDLNGRLNSIRREARRGYGNDGRRDSLQSQLDDLSRQVRWQRRDGDSRYGNRDNIGGDRSGYNGNGNGNRDDRFATQYDASRYYRDDPRYTERPLSYSDEVYRGSDGRYYCKRNDGTTGLIVGAIGGGVLGNVVDGGHNRVGGTLIGGALGALLGKSIDQNSGANSDVRCR, encoded by the coding sequence ATGCCCAATATCAAAAATACTGTCGCCATAGCTTTATCTCTTGTCCTACTGGGCAGTTCGCCGGCGATTGCGCAGGCGAATTGGCAGGGGGCCAATGGCGGGTGGCACGACAACGGCAGTGCAAGATCCAATGGCGGCTGGGATCGGGAAGCATTTTGGCGTGATGCTCCAACTGACCTGCGACAGCGGATCGATTTTGTTCAGCGCCGGATCGATAACGGCGTGCGCGACGGTACGCTGACTCGCCGAGAGGGTCGAGATCTCAACGGTCGGCTCAATTCGATCCGACGTGAGGCGCGGCGCGGCTACGGGAATGATGGTCGGCGCGATAGCCTGCAGTCGCAGCTCGATGATCTCAGCCGCCAGGTTCGCTGGCAGCGCCGCGACGGCGACAGCCGCTATGGCAACCGTGACAACATTGGCGGTGATCGCTCCGGCTATAACGGCAATGGCAATGGCAACCGCGACGACCGGTTCGCCACGCAATATGATGCATCGCGATATTACCGCGACGACCCGCGCTATACCGAGCGCCCTCTGAGCTACAGCGACGAGGTCTATCGGGGGTCTGATGGTCGATATTACTGCAAGCGAAACGACGGCACGACCGGCTTGATTGTTGGCGCGATCGGCGGCGGTGTTCTCGGCAACGTCGTTGACGGCGGTCATAATCGCGTCGGTGGAACGCTGATCGGGGGAGCTCTCGGCGCCTTGCTGGGTAAATCCATAGATCAGAACAGCGGCGCCAATAGCGACGTACGCTGCCGTTAA
- a CDS encoding IS91 family transposase — protein sequence MRSSLEVADIFCAAGPAYRVAHAGHLSLYQLKVMTAVENCRTAALGGHVEACEDCGHWRIAYNSCRNRHCPKCQGAAARTWLAEREADLLPVGYFHVVFTLPAEIAAIAWQNKAVVYDLLFKAASETMLTIAADPKHLGARIGITAVLHTWGSAMTHHPHVHMIVPGGGIALDGMRWISSRPAFLLPVRVLGALFRRLFVTRLIALHDAGRLFFGSENSELAGRQAFLRLIAPVRKKRWVVYAKAPFAGPQAVLAYLSRYTHRVAISNRRLIAFDERGVTMRYKDYRRDGLDRQRVMTLAADEFIRRFLLHVLPRGFHRIRHYGLLAGSARKDAIARARALLHVAPAPPPPDDEEPPDYRPPCPCCGGHMVVIETFVRWQQPRAPPRPLKLVREIAP from the coding sequence GTGCGATCTTCGCTCGAGGTCGCAGATATCTTCTGTGCTGCCGGGCCAGCCTATCGTGTAGCCCATGCGGGGCACCTGAGCCTGTATCAGCTCAAGGTCATGACCGCGGTCGAAAACTGCCGCACCGCTGCGCTTGGCGGGCACGTGGAGGCCTGCGAGGACTGTGGCCACTGGCGGATCGCCTACAACTCATGCCGCAACCGGCATTGCCCAAAATGCCAGGGCGCGGCGGCACGCACCTGGCTGGCAGAACGCGAGGCCGATCTGCTGCCGGTGGGTTACTTCCACGTGGTCTTCACGCTGCCCGCCGAGATCGCAGCCATCGCCTGGCAGAACAAGGCCGTCGTCTACGATCTGTTGTTCAAGGCGGCGTCGGAGACGATGCTGACGATTGCGGCGGATCCGAAGCATCTGGGGGCGCGCATCGGCATCACGGCGGTGCTTCACACATGGGGGTCGGCGATGACCCACCATCCCCATGTACACATGATCGTCCCGGGCGGAGGCATCGCGCTCGACGGGATGCGCTGGATATCCTCACGCCCCGCCTTCCTGCTGCCGGTGCGCGTGTTGGGCGCATTGTTCCGCCGCCTCTTCGTCACCCGGCTGATTGCGCTTCACGATGCTGGCCGCCTGTTCTTCGGCAGCGAGAACAGCGAGCTCGCTGGCCGCCAGGCGTTCCTGCGCCTCATCGCGCCAGTCAGGAAAAAGCGCTGGGTCGTCTACGCCAAGGCCCCGTTCGCAGGCCCCCAGGCCGTGCTCGCCTACCTGTCGCGCTACACTCACCGCGTCGCGATCTCAAACCGGCGCCTCATCGCCTTCGACGAGCGCGGCGTCACCATGCGGTACAAAGACTATCGCCGCGATGGCCTCGACCGACAACGTGTCATGACCCTTGCCGCAGACGAGTTCATCCGCCGCTTCCTGCTCCACGTCCTGCCGCGCGGCTTCCATCGTATCCGGCACTATGGCCTGCTCGCAGGTTCGGCGCGCAAGGATGCGATCGCCCGAGCCCGCGCCTTGCTCCACGTAGCGCCGGCCCCGCCACCGCCCGACGACGAGGAGCCGCCTGACTATCGCCCGCCATGCCCATGCTGCGGTGGCCATATGGTAGTGATCGAGACCTTCGTGCGTTGGCAGCAGCCACGCGCACCGCCCCGGCCTCTCAAGCTCGTCCGGGAGATTGCGCCATGA